The Deltaproteobacteria bacterium genome segment ACAGTTCGCGCGCGTGTTCGAGCAGGCCCGCTCGAGCGGCATCGGGATCCTCCTGGGCGCCCAGACTGTGAGCAGTCTCAGCGACCGCGCCGCCGGCCTGTCGGACGGCTTCCGCGATCGCGTCCTCGGCAATTGCGCCCACATCCTGAGCTTCCGCCTCGGGCCGGGCGAGGGCGCGGAGTACTTCTCGCAGTTCACCGGCAAGGCCGATCGGCCGATCGTGCAGGTGAGCGAGACCGAGAGCCGCGGCCGCACCTGGTCGCCGCTCGCGCCCTCAAGCTGGGTGGGCTGGACCAACCGCACCGACGGCCGGGCCTCGTTCTCCGGATACCGAGTGCAGAAGGACCTCGTGATGGAGAGCCGCCGCCTCACGCACGAACTCGCGTCGCGGGGCCAGGCGATCTGGCTCAGTCCGAAGGACGAGGAGACGCTGCCGTTCCCCTTCTGGTCGCTCTGGGCGGAGACGAGCGCGGCACCCGCCGGCTGGGACTACGCCGCGCAGTGCGCCAGGTGGGATCGCATCCCGCTGCCGCCCCTCGATCTCGGGCGGTACGTGCGCTTCGTCAACATCCGGCGGAGCGCTGCACACGGTGTCGCACCGCCAGACGCGCCCGCGCCGCACCGCAACCACGCGGCGCCTGCTCCGGTGCCGGACGCCACGTCGCAGCCAGCCGCCGAGACGCCCTCGCCGGCGCCAGGAACAGGCGGCCCCCAGGAAGCTCCGGCGCAGGGACGCCGACGGCGACGACCGACGCTCCAGCCCACGAGCCTCATCAGCTACGTGCCACCGCGGAAGCCCAAGCGCGGCACGCCCGAGCCGGGACGACAGCCGTCCACCGCGTCACAACCTCCGCTGCCCTACCCGCCTCCGACAGCCAGCCAGCCTGAACTGAGCGGCATCGATGGCGATCAGCCGCGGGACACACACACGATCGCCACCGCGTTCGATCAGGACGGCGACGGCACCCGACTGACCTCGGAGGGTCACACTCCAGAGCCTCCCTGAACCCGAAAGCGCCCCGGGGCGCGGGCCGCGCGGGTCGCACGATGGACACGTCCGACGAATGCGCGACCGGCTCCACTGAGTTCTTCGCGGGCCAGCATGGAGGACAGGTCATGCTCCTGGGCATCGATATCGGGTTCGGATTCTCGAAGACGATCACGCGCCTGGGCGCGGATGTGTTCCCCTCGGTCGTGGGTGATTGGACCCCTGCAGAGTTCCAGATCGGCAGCTTCGATCGCACCGATCACGACGCGGTCGGCTACGAGGGACGGCGATATCTCGTGGGCGAGCGGGCGCTAAAGC includes the following:
- a CDS encoding DUF87 domain-containing protein, whose protein sequence is MMRPPPRFIQLPFAPLVFGRRSDTGDMVEVDADELVRHLAVFGTTGSGKTSLFLALMLQLMDRGRGFIVCTTKHDPTMPRALAWAAMQRQQLWRLRVFDPAHPVHVYNPTATTNPLALASLYFSQLPPIEPSSEAKHYHDIQFEFLLLACSAIMATGLRHVPNDILQLARSYEIAGPKLRKRLQALGKEDRMADLDAFFRRFYRRGEFQVNEAQEALSGLTSVLQGLDVGRFAGLLSQPFSEVDLLQACRRGLWVYMGLPAAMDADGGQLGRLFLTDLIMAIDEIQRTEGELVHAPFVIVLDEFPSYALPQFARVFEQARSSGIGILLGAQTVSSLSDRAAGLSDGFRDRVLGNCAHILSFRLGPGEGAEYFSQFTGKADRPIVQVSETESRGRTWSPLAPSSWVGWTNRTDGRASFSGYRVQKDLVMESRRLTHELASRGQAIWLSPKDEETLPFPFWSLWAETSAAPAGWDYAAQCARWDRIPLPPLDLGRYVRFVNIRRSAAHGVAPPDAPAPHRNHAAPAPVPDATSQPAAETPSPAPGTGGPQEAPAQGRRRRRPTLQPTSLISYVPPRKPKRGTPEPGRQPSTASQPPLPYPPPTASQPELSGIDGDQPRDTHTIATAFDQDGDGTRLTSEGHTPEPP